One genomic window of Coregonus clupeaformis isolate EN_2021a chromosome 12, ASM2061545v1, whole genome shotgun sequence includes the following:
- the LOC123492042 gene encoding V-set and transmembrane domain-containing protein 2-like protein isoform X2, with protein MACSFRGAGPSYSLEIQWWYMKNHRDWSEKPAWTTNQVVPMEMSKDATKISVVKVAGSNISHKLRLSSIKRSDEGTYECRVIDFSGSVAQHHRVRAYLQVEAERSLGHASADTQHQEPRHRGQGSQADLHQKEGRELKRRSADDSTTDCTESCVL; from the exons ATGGCCTGTTCGTTCCGGGGGGCGGGCCCCTCCTACTCCTTGGAGATCCAGTGGTGGTACATGAAGAACCACAGAGACTGGTCAGAGAAACCCGCCTGGACCACCAATCAG GTGGTTCCCATGGAGATGTCTAAAGATGCCACCAAAATAAGT GTGGTAAAAGTGGCCGGGAGCAACATCTCCCACAAGCTTCGCCTCTCCAGCATCAAGCGGTCGGACGAGGGCACTTACGAGTGCCGCGTCATTGACTTCAGCGGCAGCGTGGCGCAACACCACCGCGTCCGGGCCTACCTCCAGGTAGAGGCTGAACGAAGCCTGGGCCACGCGTCGGCAGACACCCAGCATCAGGAGCCTCGGCACAGGGGACAGGGGAGCCAGGCGGACCTACACCAAAAAGAGGGCCGGGAACTGAAGAGGCGTTCGGCCGATGACAGCACTACGGACTGCACTGAGAGCTGTGTCCTCTAG